One Gossypium hirsutum isolate 1008001.06 chromosome A11, Gossypium_hirsutum_v2.1, whole genome shotgun sequence genomic window carries:
- the LOC107957024 gene encoding uncharacterized protein, with the protein MKQGNMSVLDYEREFSRLSRYASEYVPTEADSCKRFLRGLRDEIKIQLVSLRITELVDLVERAKMIEQVLGLDKKSEMGKSAGKRMGTTSSNPLPKRFRESRSGWRSSFRHFGECWKKTGRCFHCGSIEHFVKDCPRTESSTPATSQRSVSTTRGRGISRGGFVSRREGVGRSSDIATQQSEARAPARAYVVRTQEEGNAHDVVTAEHGVILDRYKKKFSVQTEDGDSVEVNGIRTSGLARIISAIKVNKLLHQGCTAYLAYVINSDSVESQCSQIRTVCEFPDVFPEELLGLPPDREVEFAIEVYPGTDPVSIPPYRMSPTELKELKRVKVEHQVRTGLLQSITIPEWKWDRVTMDFITRLTLSVSKKNAIWVIVDRLTKSAHFIAVRTDWSLQKLAEVYIQEIIRLHGTYVSTIVIVTVTVTDSTLFVSNIVTVTVTDSALSVLNVVTVTATATITDY; encoded by the exons ATGAAACAGGGGAATATGTCAGTACTGGATTATGAGCGAGAGTTCTCTAGATTGAGCAGGTATGCATCAGAATATGTTCCAACCGAGGCTGATAGTTGTAAACGATTTCTACGAGGACTGCGAgatgaaatcaaaattcaattggTAAGTCTCAGAATTACTGAACTTGTTGATCTGGTTGAGCGAGCAAAAATGATAGAACAAGTACTAGGCCTGGATAAAAAGTCAGAAATGGGTAAATCAGCTGGGAAACGTATGGGAACCACCAGCTCTAATCCATTACCGAAGAGATTCAGAGAATCAAGAAGTGGTTGGAGATCAAGCTTTCG acattttggtgaatgctggAAGAAAACCGGAAGATGTTTCCACTGTGGCTCTATTGAACACTTTGTTAAAGATTGTCCGAGAACTGAGAGTAGTACACCTGCCACATCTCAGAGATCGGTATCGACTACCAGAGGTAGAGGAATATCTAGAGGAGGTTTTGTTTCAAGGAGAGAAGGAGTTGGTAGAAGCAGTGATATAGCTACACAGCAATCTGAAGCCAGAGCTCCAGCTAGAGCTTATGTAGTCAGAACCCAGGAAGAAGGCAATGCTCACGATGTGGTGACAG ctGAACATGGGGTAATTTTGGACcgttataaaaagaaatttagcGTTCAGACTGAAGATGGTGATAGTGTAGAGGTAAATGGAATTCGTACCAGTGGGTTAGCTCGAATCATATCAGCGATTAAAGTTAATAAGTTGCTTCATCAGGGTTGTACAGCATATctggcatatgttattaattctgattcagtCGAAAGTCAGTGTAGTCAGATTAgaactgtatgtgaatttccagatgtattccctGAAGAGTTACTGGGATTGCCACCTgacagagaagtagaatttgcaATTGAAGTATACCCGGGTACAGATCCAGTGTCGATACCTCCATATCGTATGTCACCTACTGAATTGAAGGAGTTGAAG CGGGTAAAAGTAGAGCATCAGGTTCGTACTGGATTATTACAGTCGATCACtattccagaatggaaatgggatcgtgttACGATGGATTTTATTACAAGATTGACATTGTCTGTAAGTAAGAAAAATGCTATATGGGTAATAGTTGATCGACTcacaaaatcggctcattttatagctGTCAGAACGGATTGGTCACTTCAGAAACTTGCAGAGGTCTATATTCAGGAAATTATAAGGTTGCATG gcacttatgtgtcgaCTATTGTTATTGTTACCGTTACAGTTACCGATTCGACACTTTTTGTGTCGAAtattgttaccgttactgttacagatTCAGCACTTTCTGTGTTGAATGttgttactgttactgctactgctaCCATTACTGATTATTGA